One Rhizoctonia solani chromosome 1, complete sequence DNA window includes the following coding sequences:
- a CDS encoding Pumilio-family RNA binding repeat: MPKEHRKRGKKKKGNKEVIENEVEQQVEEHHEESNPQWMETNDDMNLEAPFGYVDPDVKGYFRTVDARIQEWQSQEHSRDDTNEEGNTNEDKRMFLVAALSESSGKELQLSTDPDCSIILERMLHSIDDLVIRVFADRLCGSYVQLAQHRFGSHVCQTLFEVAASTVSRETRGRIAKSSDQDNNTGVLRTMTELVIAISEELLPSLSHLILDPFGAHVLLSFLVLLSPQITRHPDSSQPNTSLIRSKKSAAYKSRQGSMKSILSSGSERTSTAIVPALFKDVTNKFVDGLRGLTDANEIRAFAANKVANPVLQAMIDLEAQQEKSDIPGSLIDSVLMGMISSLAQGDEPQESDYVGTLLRDPTASHLLEALVRHAPGKAFKSLWSLYFNTKLGRLCSHPVANFVVSKAIMRLDSSNFLEALQEIDPVSSKLIKTGRTGVLKSLVDQATALGAHEDAVSEMLCRAVDVEESTIQLLVPCLLTLKSRNVYSKSTGLNDDPEANSGPAEPTVQGAVILQSMLKQSDPHNQRVIQSIHAQSTDEILSLSRHPISSRILDAFLDSSTVPLRDKRKFLLDLIGSYHTLVDDRIGSRVGDRCWTCADPFLREKIAKSILPHEIALSASYYGKYFARNLHLTMLKRDAAAWRDMQRDQKKAAAAASAANNINATKPPSKIDTNPTASGSDSTHIKKRKRHATDEDELDALFSKASNSRKAFGPSKSGDELAPETQATKTDDPQLDEVLGAIKKVSKKEGRRKNKKS, translated from the exons ATGCCCAAAGAACACAGGAAACgagggaagaagaagaagggcAACAAGGAGGTGATTGAAAATGAAGTCGAGCAACAGGTGGAAGAGCATCATGAGGAATCCAATCCCCAATGGATGGAAACAAATGACGATATGAACCTAGAGGCACCATTCGGATATGTGGACCCAGACGTTAAGGGTTACTTTAGGACAGTGGATGCTCGTATTCAAGAATGGCAATCACAGGAGCACTCTCGAGATGATACAAATGAGGAAGGCAATACTAATGAAG ACAAGCGAATGTTTCTTGTAGCTGCATTATCCGAGTCTTCCGGTAAAGAGCTTCAACTTTCCACCGATCCCGATTGTTCTATTATCCTGGAGCGTATGCTACACTCCATAGACGACCTCGTCATTCGCGTATTCGCTGATAGGTTATGTGGATC ATACGTCCAATTGGCGCAGCATCGTTTTGGATCTCATGTATGCCAGACTTTGTTTGAAGTTGCCGCTTCGACTGTCTCTCGAGAG ACCCGAGGACGCATTGCAAAATCTTCGGACCAAGATAACAATACTGGAGTCCTGCGTACAATGACTGAACTTGTAATTGCAATAAGCGAG GAGCTACTGCCTTCCTTATCACATCTTATTCTGGACCCATTCGGAGCCCACGTATTGCTCTCGTTTCTGGTCCTGCTTTCTCCTCAAATTACTCGACACCCAGACTCATCTCAGCCGAATACATCGCTCATTCGATCCAAGAAAAGTGCCGCTTACAAGTCCCGTCAGGGATCCATGAAGTCAATACTATCTTCTGGGTCCGAGCGGACTTCTACTGCGATTGTTCCCGCATTGTTTAAGGATGTGACAAACAAATTTGTCGACGGGTTGCGAGGTCTGACAGATGCGAACGAAATTCGGGCCTTTGCAGCAAATAAGGTCGCCAATCCCGTTTTGCAGGCAATGATCGACCTGGAAGCACAACAAGAAAAATCCGACATTCCGGGTTCGCTCATTGATAGTGTACTAATGGGGATGATATCGTCGCTAG CACAAGGAGACGAGCCCCAGGAGTCTGACTACGTCGGAACTCTCCTAAGAGACCCAACTGCATCCCACTTGCTTGAAGCTCTAGTTCGGCACGCCCCCGGAAAGGCGTTTAAATCTCTTTGGAGCCTATATTTCAACACTAAACTTGGAAGGCTCTGTTCACACCCTGTAGCAAATTTCGTAGTCAGCAAGGCGATCATGCGCTTAGATTCGTCAAATTTCCTGGAAGCTCTGCAAGAAATCGACCCAGTTTCGAGCAAATTAATCAAGACCGGACGAACCGGAGTATTGAAGTCGCTTGTAGATCAAGCTACTGCCCTCGGCGCCCACGAGGACGCAGTTAGTGAG ATGCTCTGTCGTGCAGTAGATGTTGAAGAATCCACAATCCAATTACTGGTACCGTGCTTACTGACATTGAAATCACGCAAC GTTTATAGCAAGTCGACAGGCTTGAACGATGACCCAGAGGCCAATTCGGGGCCAGCTGAACCTACTGTCCAAGGTGCTGTGATCCTCCAATCCATGCTTAAACAATCGGACCCACACAACCAACGGGTTATACAAAG CATACATGCTCAGTCTACCGATGAGATTCTTAGTTTATCCCGCCACCCAATAAGCTCTCGCATCCTTGATGCTTTCCTGGACTCTTCCACGGTGCCCTTGCGAGACAAACGTAAATTCCTGTTAGACTTGATAGGGTCGTACCACACACTGGTCGACGACCGCATTGGCAGCCGAGTCGGGGATAGGTGTTGGACGTGCGCAGATCCATTCTTAAGA GAGAAAATAGCCAAATCTATCTTGCCCCATGAGATAGCACTATCAGCATCCTATTATGGGAAGTATTTTGCAAGAAACCTGCACCTCACAATGTTGAAAAGAGACGCAGCTGCGTGGAGGGATATGCAGCGAGACCAGAAGAAAGCGGCAGCGGCAGCATCAGCGGCCAATAACATCAATGCCACAAAACCGCCTTCAAAAATTGATACCAACCCCACAGCAAGTGGAAGCGATTCGACGCACATCAAGAAACGCAAACGCCATGCGACGGATGAAGACGAACTCGATGCGCTGTTTTCCAAAGCTTCAAATTCCCGGAAAGCGTTTGGCCCGTCTAAAAGCGGGGATGAGTTGGCCCCAGAGACCCAGGCTACCAAGACGGACGATCCCCAACTCGATGAAGTTCTTGGTGCTATCAAAAAGGTATCTAAAAAGGAGGGAAGaaggaagaacaaaaaaTCATAG